A region from the Sphaerodactylus townsendi isolate TG3544 linkage group LG01, MPM_Stown_v2.3, whole genome shotgun sequence genome encodes:
- the NHLH1 gene encoding helix-loop-helix protein 1 translates to MMLNSDQTEIDLQPTHSETESVFSDCGGGGGRGVGVEEAGALGLCSQSRVVESGETMKKDLQHLTREERRRRRRATAKYRTAHATRERIRVEAFNMAFAELRKLLPTLPPDKKLSKIEILRLAICYISYLNHVLDV, encoded by the coding sequence ATGATGCTAAATTCAGACCAGACAGAGattgatctccagccaacacATTCGGAGACAGAGTCGGTCTTTAGCgactgtgggggtggagggggccgTGGGGTTGGGGTGGAAGAGGCCGGTGCTCTTGGCCTCTGCAGCCAGTCCAGGGTAGTTGAATCTGGGGAGACCATGAAAAAAGACCTCCAGCACCTGACCCGGGAGGAGCGCCGACGGCGGCGCCGTGCCACAGCCAAGTACCGGACAGCCCATGCCACACGGGAGCGGATCCGGGTCGAGGCCTTCAACATGGCTTTTGCCGAACTTCGCAAGCTCCTGCCGACGCTTCCCCCGGATAAGAAGCTCTCCAAGATTGAAATCCTACGACTAGCAATCTGCTATATCTCGTACCTCAACCATGTGCTGGATGTCTGA